The following coding sequences lie in one Pseudomonas svalbardensis genomic window:
- a CDS encoding TatD family hydrolase yields the protein MELIDSHTHLDFPDFDEDRTALLAESRALFVRRIVVLGVYQGNWQRVWDLVQSDPDLYAAFGLHPVYLDDHRPEDLHELGDWLTRLAGHRQLCAVGEIGLDYFIETLDRERQQVLFDAQLQLAADFNLPALIHVRRSHAAVIATLKRFRLKRAGIIHAFAGSKEEAREYIKLGFKLGLGGAATWPQALRMHRVLADLPLESVVLETDSPDMAPAMFPGQRNSPAHLPAICSALAGIMAISPEQLAAASTANACELFNW from the coding sequence GTGGAGCTGATCGACAGCCACACTCATCTGGATTTTCCGGACTTCGACGAGGATCGCACGGCGTTGTTGGCCGAGAGCCGCGCCCTCTTCGTGCGGCGAATAGTGGTGCTGGGGGTTTATCAGGGCAATTGGCAGCGGGTCTGGGATCTGGTGCAAAGCGATCCCGACCTGTATGCGGCGTTCGGTTTGCATCCGGTGTATCTGGATGATCATCGCCCTGAAGATTTACACGAACTGGGTGATTGGCTGACCCGATTGGCGGGTCATCGGCAGTTGTGCGCGGTGGGCGAGATCGGTCTGGATTACTTTATCGAAACCCTGGACCGTGAACGTCAACAGGTACTGTTCGATGCGCAACTGCAACTGGCGGCGGACTTCAATCTTCCCGCGCTGATTCATGTGCGACGCAGCCACGCGGCGGTGATTGCCACGCTTAAACGGTTTCGCTTGAAACGCGCGGGGATCATTCATGCCTTCGCCGGCAGCAAAGAAGAAGCCCGCGAATACATCAAGCTCGGCTTCAAACTGGGCCTGGGCGGAGCCGCGACCTGGCCTCAGGCGTTACGCATGCATCGCGTGCTGGCCGACTTGCCGCTTGAATCGGTGGTACTGGAAACCGATTCGCCGGACATGGCGCCCGCCATGTTCCCCGGCCAACGCAACAGCCCGGCGCATCTGCCGGCCATCTGCTCGGCACTGGCCGGGATCATGGCGATCAGCCCTGAGCAATTGGCCGCCGCCAGCACTGCCAATGCTTGTGAGCTGTTCAACTGGTGA